The genomic segment GCATTCCCGCCATCTCCCCTGTTGGTGCTAATGGAGGTTCTGTCGTTGGCAATTTGAAAGCCAGCGTATACAAAGGTGTAACAGCCAGGTCCCCAGCCCATGATAGGCCTCTCCTTGAATAGTTCAATGGCGGAGTGCCACCGATTAATTCGCTCAGCGTTGGAGTCGTCGGAGCGGATGTTGGTAATGGACTGAATGTGTTCCAGAAGGTTATGGCTTGAAACCGCCTTGTTTCGCTCCAGTGTGCTGGTAATTTGATTCTGAAAGCTGAACACAAAGGCTCCGATTGACAGTGAAATCAAGGTTATTGTGCGCAGCCTAATACGGAATCGAATGAGAAGGTATACTCCACCGCCAAATATTAGGCTTAGCCAAGCAGCTCTGGTGTAGGATAGAATAAGCGCAGCAGTAAAGAAGAGTATTAAACCAACTGTAAGCACCTTCTTAAATTGCGACATCTCAAGTTTAAAAAAGCCAATTAGCATGGGAATTACAAAGGCTATGGCTGCAGCATAGGAGGTGTGGTCGTTGAAAAAGGGGTAGGCCGAAACGGCAGCAGCATGTTTTGAAAAGAGATTTATGGATGCCTGTTTGGTAATGGCGTAAATCACAACGAGAATAAGTCCTATTGTAAATGCCCAGAAGTAGCGTTCAATATTTTTTCTTTTTCTAAAAAGTGATATTGCTAAAAAGTAGAAGGAACCAAAGAACCAAGCCCTCACCAGAATGTATTTGACCGAAACCAGCGGGTATTCACTAGTGGTGGCTGCAATTGCCAACCATGCCAGAAATGCAAGTATGGCTAGCGACACAGGGTGGGTTGTTATTTCAGATGGGAGCCTATTTTTTGTGAGTTGCTGAAGGAGAAGAGCAATAAGAATGAGCAGTAGCAGTGGCTCGGTGGGGATTATAAAGCTAAATGGTAAGTCAGGCCGGAATACCCGAAGTTCGATGGAAAGAGGTGCAAGAAAGGAGAGTGCTATTAATGCCTTGTCTGGTGAAATGAATACCAGCAAAACGGCCATTAGCACAAACGGTAGTGCAATCAGATATGGCAGCCCCTTAAGGAGCAAATATCCGTTAATCAGAAGAAAGACTAGAGCGACAACCCAGATTAAAAGCTTATTGCTTTTTGTCGGATTCAGCCACTCTGCTGTTAAAAATTTCATTTTTAAGGTAGCTGGATAGCATGAGGATAAAAAGTGCCAGTACAAACGAGGCAATCCCTGTAGATATGGAGATTAGCATCCTTTTAGGGTATGCTTTAATTTCGGGTGTAACGGCCTTGTCTATCACAAAAATGCTTGGAATGTCTTGCTCTGCCTCAACTTGGGCGACCTTCAGATTTTGAGAGAGGGTGGATATCTCCTTTAACGTGTTTTCGAGTCTGAACTCAAGTCCCATGTTTTGGGCTGAATAGTACTCCAATGGCTTGAGCATACTGTTGAGCCGCTCAACCTCTGCCATCTTGTTTTGCGCTACTGCCTCAGCCTTCGCTCTGTATATAGCTCTTGTCTGCTCTGTAAGGTCTAATACGCCCAATTTACGATAGTGTATAAGTGAGTCAACAACGTTGTTGTATTCCTTTTCGGCAAGCTGCATCTGCGCTTTAACGACCTCATATGCAGCCAGTGTTCTGGTTTTTCTGGCAGCACGGTATGCTGAGTCAGCTTCGGTAGCAAGCGTGTTTGCTAGCAGGGCCGAGAATGCTGGGTTGAAATCGTATACCTCAATTCTCAGTGCATTAAACCGAGAGAGACTCAGCTTAATATTGTCGCTAATTATGTTTTCTAGGTAGTAGTTTTTTAAAGGATTTGAGGTATCGATACCGTAATGCTCCCACAGGTTTAACTGTGCCGCAACCTTGCGCTTGACAGTATTGCTCGAAACCACCTCCATCAGCTGCTCAGCCTCATCCTCATTCCCAAATTCGGCTATACCCCTGTAGCTAGCTGTACCCTCAATAGCCTCTTTCCCAGAGTTAACCGGTGATGAGGCGTAAATAACAGCGGTAGACTTGAATAGCGGCGTAATGAGTTGGGTTATTCCGTAGGTTATAATTGTTGCGACTATGGTAACCAAAATTAGGGTAATTCGGTATTTCCATGCAAAGCGAACAACTGAATTGAAGCTGATAATCTGATGCGATGGCTCTGTCATAACCTTATTTTATTGAAAAATTCTTACGATAGAATAGCTTTTCTTTCCTTTCTGAACGAGGAGATATTTGTTATCAATGAAGTCGGCAAGCGAAATGGTGGCCTCTGCCGAATCAAACTTCTCCTTGTTTATGCTTAAACCACCGCCTTGAATAAGCCGCCGCATTTCACCCTTGGAGGCGAAAACCTTAGTTTTTTCGGCCAGCAGTTCAATAACATTGATGGGTGAACCAAATTCCGACTTGTTGATTTCGTACATGGGAACTCCCTCGAAGACGGCCAGGAAGGTATCCTCGTCGAGCTTGCGCAGTGTTTCGGAGGTAGATTTTCCAAAAAGGATGTCAGACGCTTCCACTGCGCTGTCGTAGTCGGCACGGGAGTGAACCATTACGGTTACCTCCTCTGCCAGCCGCTTTTGGAGCAGGCGTAAGTGTGGTGCTTGGCTGTGCTCGGCAATCAACGCCTCCACCTCCTGTTTTGGGAGCATGGTGAATATCTTTATGTATTTTGCTGCATCGTCATCGGAAACGTTTAGCCAGAACTGGTAGAACCGGTATGGGGTTGTGTAGCGTGCATCGAGCCATACGTTGCCCTGCTCGGTTTTTCCAAACTTACCGCCATCGGCCTTGGTGATGAGTGGGCAGGTGAGCGCATAGGCTTCTCCACTTAACTTCCTACGGATAAGTTCTGTTCCAGTAGTAATGTTACCCCACTGGTCGCTGCCACCCATCTGAAGCTTGCAGTTGTAGTTTTGGTATAGAAAGAAAAAGTCGTAGCCCTGAACCAGCTGGTAGGTGAATTCGGTAAACGACATGCCAACCCGTGACTCTTCACCCAACCGTTTCTTTACAGAGTCCTTGGACATCATGTAGTTCACGGTAATGTGTTTCCCTACATCGCGGATAAACTGCAGGAAGGAGAAATCCTTCATCCAGTCGTAGTTGTTCACCATAATGGCGGCGTTTGGCTTTTTCGATTCAAAATCGAGAAAACGGGATAGCTGATTCTTGAGCGCATTCTGGTTGCTCCGAAGGGTCTCTTCGTCGAGTAGATTTCGCTCCTGCGACTTGCCCGAAGGATCACCAATCATTCCGGTGGCTCCACCTAAGAGAACAATGGGACGGTGTCCGCTTGCCTGCAGGTGCTTGAGCATCATAACGCCAACTAGGTGGCCTATGTGCAACGAATCGGCGGTAGGATCAATTCCTACGTATGCTGTGGTTAGCTCTTTCTTAAGTAGTTCCACTGTCCCGGGCATGATATCGTGAATCATGCCTCTCCATTTTAGCTCTTCAACAAAATTCATTTTTCTCAAAAATTTTTCAAACCTACATAATTTTTCCGTTAGGAGCGTAACCTGATGCTTTAAAAACAGTGGATTAACCTCTTAAACCTCACACTCAACTTCATCATCCAAAGTATACACTAACTCCTATTGCTCCAACTATGGCAAGCACACTTGCCACTATTAGCACAAAGGGGTAAACTACAGCCAGAAATAGCATCCGGAAAAATGTAGTTCTGTTTCTCCCTCCATAAAACTGCTTAAGTGCAAAAAAAGTATATGCAACGAGTATCAAGAATGCTACCCACCCTGGCAGCAAGTAGCCTAGGTGTAGCATGCTCAGCACCATTGAAATGGACAAAAAGAGGTAAAAGAAGCAGTGGAGGTGTGTGGATAGCACCATGTGCTCCACAAAATATTTTTTCCTTCGTGAGTAGGTCATCATCA from the Williamwhitmania sp. genome contains:
- a CDS encoding O-antigen ligase family protein, with translation MKFLTAEWLNPTKSNKLLIWVVALVFLLINGYLLLKGLPYLIALPFVLMAVLLVFISPDKALIALSFLAPLSIELRVFRPDLPFSFIIPTEPLLLLILIALLLQQLTKNRLPSEITTHPVSLAILAFLAWLAIAATTSEYPLVSVKYILVRAWFFGSFYFLAISLFRKRKNIERYFWAFTIGLILVVIYAITKQASINLFSKHAAAVSAYPFFNDHTSYAAAIAFVIPMLIGFFKLEMSQFKKVLTVGLILFFTAALILSYTRAAWLSLIFGGGVYLLIRFRIRLRTITLISLSIGAFVFSFQNQITSTLERNKAVSSHNLLEHIQSITNIRSDDSNAERINRWHSAIELFKERPIMGWGPGCYTFVYAGFQIANDRTSISTNRGDGGNAHSEYLGLLSEAGIPALLLYILILGLVYYKGIRFYQSTSNQAMKSIVIASLVAISTYVMHSTLNDFLDVDEIAAPFWAFAAVVVAADLYYKEAKLANS
- the tyrS gene encoding tyrosine--tRNA ligase — encoded protein: MNFVEELKWRGMIHDIMPGTVELLKKELTTAYVGIDPTADSLHIGHLVGVMMLKHLQASGHRPIVLLGGATGMIGDPSGKSQERNLLDEETLRSNQNALKNQLSRFLDFESKKPNAAIMVNNYDWMKDFSFLQFIRDVGKHITVNYMMSKDSVKKRLGEESRVGMSFTEFTYQLVQGYDFFFLYQNYNCKLQMGGSDQWGNITTGTELIRRKLSGEAYALTCPLITKADGGKFGKTEQGNVWLDARYTTPYRFYQFWLNVSDDDAAKYIKIFTMLPKQEVEALIAEHSQAPHLRLLQKRLAEEVTVMVHSRADYDSAVEASDILFGKSTSETLRKLDEDTFLAVFEGVPMYEINKSEFGSPINVIELLAEKTKVFASKGEMRRLIQGGGLSINKEKFDSAEATISLADFIDNKYLLVQKGKKSYSIVRIFQ